One genomic region from Vicia villosa cultivar HV-30 ecotype Madison, WI unplaced genomic scaffold, Vvil1.0 ctg.000352F_1_1_1, whole genome shotgun sequence encodes:
- the LOC131627199 gene encoding probable E3 ubiquitin-protein ligase RHA4A, translating to MNIRKNDMMMSSVQQTANSSPPPPHMYPEELQLKLYQAFIFSIPILFSIILFLLFYLFYLKRRASSFSPHLLPRINPPTTYRYYSSNSSPRRLDFAVQFLEKLPRVLFDEDLQARDSVCCVCLGEFELKEELQQIPYCKHVFHIDCIHHWLQTNSTCPLCRCSIIPTTTKFLDPPPPINVIISDPPHQGPINSDSPLQISSLEDEPVGASTTVVSRE from the exons ATGAATATAAGAAAGAATGATATGATGATGAGTAGTGTTCAACAAACTGCAAATTCTTCTCCTCCTCCTCCACATATGTATCCAGAAGAACTTCAACTTAAGCTTTATCAAGCTTTTATATTTTCAATTCCTATACTTTTTTctattattctttttcttctattttactTGTTTTATCTCAAGAGAAGAGCTTCTTCTTTCTCTCCACACTTGCTTCCAAGGATTAATCCTCCAACTACCTATCGTTACTATTCATCTAATTCCTCA CCTCGTCGTTTGGATTTTGCTGTGCAATTCTTGGAGAAACTTCCTAGAGTTTTGTTTGATGAGGATTTACAAGCAAGGGATTCAGT ATGTTGTGTATGTTTGGGAGAATTTGAGTTGAAAGAAGAGTTGCAACAGATTCCATATTGCAAGCATGTGTTCCACATTGATTGCATACATCATTGGCTACAAACAAATTCAACTTGTCCACTTTGTAGATGTTCCATCATTCCCACTACTACCAAGTTCCTTGATCCACCACCTCCTATTAATGTTATTATATCAGACCCACCACATCAAGGTCCTATCAATTCTGATTCTCCATTACAAATTTCATCATTAGAAGATGAACCTGTTGGTGCTTCCACAACTGTTGTGTCAAGAGAATGA